From the Desulfurispira natronophila genome, the window AACTGAAGAAATGTAGTGCCAGAAGGAAAATCTTGAGCCTGCAACAGGCTCAAGATAAAAGACTTGCAAAATAGGGTGTCAAAGTTGGGCTAAAGAACGGATTCTTGCAACTTTTAAAGTTGTGGAAGGGGTCCTGTGTTTACTCAGGCATTATGCGCTTCATGGCTCAATAATGAATTTCAGGGTGTCATTTTTGCAATTTAAAGTTTGACAAGTAGTATCCATTTCTTTTAGCCTGATAGAAATTCCACAACAGCGACTATATAAAAAAATCGTCGCTTAATTTAGGGGGTAACTACTCATGACCAAGCCAATTAAACGCATTCTTGTCGCTAATCGTGGCGAAATTGCCATTCGGGTATTTCGTGCTTGTACTGAACTGGGGATCAGTACTATCGCTATTTACTCAAAAGAAGATTTGCTCAGCTTGCACCGATACAAAGCCGATGAAGCCTATCTCATTGGTGAAGGCAAGGGACCCATTGAGGCTTATCTGGATATTGACGGCATAATTTCACTGGCCAAGGCTAAGGACATAGACGCTATTCACCCTGGCTATGGCTTTTTGGCTGAAAATGCTGAATTTGCTCGCAAGTGTGCTGAAAACGATATTAAGTTCATTGGCCCTCATGCAGATATTATCGATAAAATGGGAGATAAAGTTACTGCCAAGGAAATCGCCATTTCCGCAGGCCTACCTGTGATTCCTGGTACAGAAAAACCAGTAAAAACTCAGCAAGATTCCCTGATATTTGCCAAACAACACGGTTATCCTATTATGATTAAAGCTGCTGCTGGTGGCGGTGGTCGTGGCATGCGCATTGCCCGCAATAAGGATGAGCTATTTGATAACATTGAGTCTGCCAAAAATGAGGCCCTCAAGGCTTTTGGGAATGACTCTGTCTTTCTGGAAAAAATGCTGGAAAAACCCAAGCATATTGAAGTTCAAATCCTCGGGGATGAGCATGGCAACATTGTGCACATGTATGAGCGGGATTGCTCCATTCAGCGTCGACATCAGAAGGTAATTGAGGTTGCCCCCTGTCTTACTATTAGCGACTCACAGCGTAAGGCCATCTGTGACGATGCCGTTTTGCTAGCCAAAAAGGTTGGCTATGTCAACGCCGGCACCGTAGAATTTCTATTGGATAGCGATGGCAAGCACTACTTTATTGAGATGAACCCCCGGATCCAGGTGGAACATACAGTTACGGAAGTGGTTACCGGGTGGGATATTGTTCAGGCTCAAATCAATATTGCCAAAGGTCTTAGCCTTGACTCTCCTCTCATTGGAATTAAGAGCCAGATGGATATTGGCCTCCACGGCTACGCCATTCAGTGTCGCGTGACTACGGAAGATCCATCAAATAATTTTATGCCCGATACTGGTCGCATAACTGCCTATCGCAGTGCTTCGGGTTTTGGCGTGCGTCTTGATGCCGGCAATGCTTTTGAAGGTGCGGAGATCTCACCCCACTACGATTCACTGCTGGTAAAGGTCACCACTTGGGGAAAAACTCTGGAGAAGGCCGCTCGTAAAATGAATCGCTCTTTGCTGGAGTTCCGTATCCGTGGAGTCAATACCAATTTGGTTTTCCTGGAAAATGTCATATCAGATCCCAAGTTTCGCTCAGGCGAGACTGATACCACCTATATTGAAAGCAACCCTGACCTTTTCCAGTTTAGAGAAAAACGTGATCGTGCTACTAAAACATTGCGTTTCATTGGTGACATTGTCGTTAATGGAACGGAAGGTATTCCCAAGGGAAAACCAGCGGGGGTAACTTTTTTACCGCCGATTGTCCCTGACACACGTGGCATGCAGGTCATGGATGGCACCAAGCAGATACTAGACAAGCAAGGACCGGAAGGTTTGGCAAAATGGATGAAAGAGCAAAAGCGCTTGCTCATCACAGATACAACCATGCGCGATGCTCACCAGTCTCTTTTTGCCACTCGTATGCGCACCCGCGATATGACTCGAATAGCCAGCGCATGTGCGGCAACCATGCCTCAGATGTTCAGCTATGAAATGTGGGGTGGAGCCACCTTTGATGTAGCTTATCGTTTCCTTAAGGAGTCTCCGTGGGAGCGAATGCAGCTACTGCGAGAATTGATCCCCAATACTCTCTTCCAGATGCTGCTTCGTGGTGCAAATGCAGTGGGTTACACAAACTACCCTGACAATGTAGTGCGCGATTTTATCCGCATTTCTGCAAGGGAAGGGATGGATATCTACCGTATTTTTGATTCACTTAACTGGCTTGACGGCATGAAAGTCGCCGTAGAAGAAGTGCGCAAACTGGATAAGGTGGCAGAGGCGTGTATCTGTTATACTGGTGATATTCTTGATAAAAAACGCTCAAAATACGATCTCAAATACTATGTCAACATGGCCAAAGAGCTTGAGAAAATGGGTGCCCATGTGCTGGGTATAAAAGACATGGCAGGTCTTCTGAAGCCATACGCAGCCACTGAACTGGTAAAGGCTCTTAAGGATAATATTGATATACCCATCCATTTTCACACCCATGATACCAGTGCCAACGCCATAACTACCGTAATGAAGGCGGCAGAGGCAGGAGTTGACGCCGTAGACTTGGCAATGGCCAGCATGGCGGAGCTTACGAGTCAGCCCTCGCTCAACGCCATTCTCTATGCACTCAAGGATACTGACCGGGATCCAGGCATCGATATTGACAGCGCCCAGCAGATTTCAAACTACTTTGAAATTATCCGCGACTACTATGCTCCTTTTGAAAGTGGGCTAAAAGCTGGTAATGCCGAAGTGTATGAGCACGAAATACCAGGCGGCCAATACTCCAACCTTCGCCCACAGGCGATATCTCTGGGGTTGGGCGAACGGTTTGACGACATTAAGAAGAAATACGCTCAGGTTAATGACATTCTGGGGGATATTGTCAAGGTAACTCCTTCATCCAAAGTAGTTGGTGATCTGGCTCTCTTTATGATCCGAAACGATATAGAGACCAAGGAACAGTTGGTGGAGCGGGGCTCCAAGATGGGTTTCCCCGACAGTGTCGTCTCTTATTTCAAGGGCATGATGGGGCAGCCTATGGGGGGATTTCCGGGGGATCTGCAAAAGGTTGTTCTCAAAGGTGAAGAAGCCATTACCTGTCGTCCCGGTGAACTGTTAGAGCCGGTAGATCTGAAAGCCTTGCAAAAGGAGCTGACCACCAAGTTCAACTTCCCCGCCACTGACGTAGATGCCATAAGTTATGCTTTATACGATCGGGTACTGGAAGACTTCTTCAAAGCTCAGGATAATTACGGCGATGTCAGTGTGCTGGATACCCCGACTTTCTTCTATGGGCTGGATGTTGGTGAGCAGGTGGAAGTCGAGATTGAAGCTGGTAAGACTTTGGTTGTGAAGTTGATCGATGTGGGTGAGCCCAATGAGAAAGGTATGCGCCCAGTACGCTTCGAGCTCAATGGGGTAGCACGTACTATATATGTCAAAGATAATGAAGCCTCCAAGAACGTGGTCAGTCGTGAAAAGGCTGATCTCTCCAACCCCGGGCACCTTGCTGCGTCCATGCCTGGAAAGGTATTCAAACTGCTGGTGAAGGAAGGTGACAGTGTTAAAAAAGACCAGGCACTGGTTGTCACCGAGGCTATGAAAATGGAGACCAAAGTGTCTACAGGGAAAGCAGGTAAAGTAGCAAAAATTCTCGTCTTAGAAGGCGAAGAGGTTGACTCTGGAGACCTGCTGGTGGTTGTCGAATAATATTACTTCCACTACAACAAAGCCCTTCTCCAAAGCTTGGGGGAGGGCTTTGTTCGTTGAGGCAAAGTGAGCTAATTCTTTTACCGAACCACTGGTATATCCTGCCATCGGCTGGTGTAGGCTGGTGATACCCGGGCTCGCTTCATTTGCCAGCTTCCCCCGGAGCACCCCTGACCTCCAAACCATATTTGGCTCTTACCGTTGCGATTAATGTGGTCAACTGCTTCCATCAGTGCAGTTGAACGCTGACGTTCCTGTGGTTCGTGAAACAGGCAAGGCGGGCTTTCATCATTGCTGGTTAACTCAGACAACATGACCCCACCTTTAATGTAGGCGTAACCTTGGCGCCATATGTGTGAAAGTAGATCTGTTGCCAACTCGATAATGTGACGCGTGTCATTGGTCGCAAAGGGCAGGGGCGCGCCTGCTGAGTTGCTATACCCTGGTCCACTTGTGTCAAAGGGGCTGGTACGGATAAATACAGTAAGGCGACGAGCATGGAGCTGTTCTGCGCGCAATCGTTCAGCTGCACGGGAAGCATAGGTGCAAATAGCTTCAGACATAGGCTGAATAGTGGTAACTCGCTCGCCAAAGGAGCGGGAGCATATCAATTGCTTGCGTAGTGCAGGGGAATCTTCAAAACGAAAACACGCCTCACCTCGAAGTTCCCGTTGTGTGCGGGATACGTTTATGGAAAGACGTTTGCGCAATCGCTCGGTGGCGGCAGTTGCGAGTTGCCAAGCAGTTTCGATACCCATGGTAGATAGCCGGTGGGCGGTTTTGCGCCCAATTCCCCAGACCTCACTTGCCGGCATCAGGCGCAATAGCCTCTCCTGACGCTGTGGATCCCTCAGGTCTACGACGCCATTGGTGGCAGGATACCTCTTGGCAGCCTGATTAGCCAGTTTAGCTAGAGTTTTACTCGGCGCTATTCCGATACAGGTAGTAATGCCGGTCCACTGGCGAACGGTGGACCGAATATGGTCCGCCAGGTCTGGCAAACTTGGGTCAAAAGAGAAAGGGCTGAGATCGAGAAAAGCCTCATCAATAGAGTAAATTTCCACTTGAGGAGCCAAGTGTTCCAGTGTGGCCATTACTCGCTGGGAGATATCTGCATATAATGTATAATTTGAAGAAAATACAGCAATGTTATATCGCAGGACCAGATCTTCAACCTGGTAGAAGGGGACTCCCATGCCTATCCCCAGTGCTTTGGCTTCTGAGCTACGGGCGACCACACAGCCATCGTTATTGGAAAGCACAATCACCGGACGGTGACGAAGATCAGGGCGAAATATCTTTTCACAACTGGCGTAAAAGCTGTTGCAGTCGACCAGAGCGAAGCAGGTATTCATATTTGGCGCAATGTATGAAGGACGTGGGTAACTACGCCCAGGATGTCCAAGCCCTCATCAGGAATAATGGCAATTGGCTGATAGGAAGGATTCATTGGCACAAGGCGTAGTGAAGGGTGGAGCTCCAAGCGTTTCATAGTGAGCTCACCTTGCAGTGCGGCTATAACAACATCGCCGTGGCGGGGCTCAAGGGAGCGGTCTACTACTAAAGTATCGCCGGGGTGAATATTCCCCTCTATCATAGAGTCTCCCTGGGCCTGAACAAAGTAGGTGGCGGTAGGATTGCGAATACAAAGTTCATTGAGGTCAAGGTTGCGCTCAATGTAGTCTTGGGCCGGTGAGGGGAAGCCGGCCATTACCGTTTCGCAAAAGTGCGGTATAGAAGGATAGAGGCTTGGCTCTGTTATAGGTTTACCTATTATTTGAACGTCGGTTGTCATGAAAATTTCCTGTGTGGATATGGCTAAGAGGGCGAATAGCAAATGCTGTGAAAACATTTGTTAGTATAACAAGTCTGCGGTGGCCTTACCAGTAAAGGTCAAGATTAAAGTGCTTCTTGGCCGCGATAGCGTGGCAGCTCTAGTGAAAATTCGACACCATCGCCAATATTGGCCACCTGTATACGCCCCTGAAATTTTTTTTCGATAATTGTACGAGCCAAAGACAAGCCGATACCGGTACCCTTGCCAGGTTTAGTCGTAAAGAAAGGCTCAAATACCTTTTCCGGCATAAGATCGTCCGGGATTCCACCGGCATTATCCCGGATTCGTATCTCTATGCGCTCTGCATCATGGCTTGAAATATCGATATTGATGAGCCCATCCAATCGTTGGTTTTCATCAAGAGCGTCAAGAGAGTTGTTGATGATATTAAGGACTACTTGCTTGAATTCGCTGGGATAGCCCAAGCAGAAAAGAGTTGCATCCCCGTGTATCTCTATGCTTGTACTGGTTCGTATGAGCTGGCCCTTGAGGAGATCCCTGACAATAGTTACAGCATCATGCACACTGAAGACTTCAAGATTGCGTGAAGGGCTGTAAAAGTCACGGAAATCATTCATGGTTTGGGTCATAAAACGTATCTGCTTCATGACCTGCTCTTCGTGGTTTTCCAGACTTGCTTGGTTAAGCTCTCCCATCTTTTGGAGCGTTACCAGACTTTGGGTCATAATGGCGATGGCATTGACTGGCTGTTGCCACTGGTGAGCTATGGCGCCTATCATACTGCCGAGCTCCGCCAGCTTGGACTGTTGGATCAAGGTAGCTTGCTGGAACTCCATATCTCTTTGCAACTGTTTAAGTTCAGTTACATCGGAAGCAGTGGTGATCTTGTATTTTTTGCCATCGGGCATGGAGAGTCGACCTGCCGTAGCGTAAATGTCAATAGTACGGCCATTACGGTGAAGCACCTTCCAATGCTGAGCAATTTCATTGACCTTTTCTGCCAGAAAGTCATCATGCAGTTGTTGCAACTTGGTACGTTGCGATGGTGGTACGACGATAGTAAAAGGTTGGCCCAACAACTCCTCTTGGGAGTAACCGTATATATCGCAATAGGCTTGATTGACCTTGACATATTTATAGTTATGGTCAGTGACACAAATACCTAGCTGGGCTGAGTCAAAGACCCCTTGCAGTAAAAGTTGTGTATCGAGATGGTGGGGGTCACCCTGGGAACCCATATTGCCTCCTGGCCGGTAGCATTGCGTCTTAATTACTGGAAATCATACCATAATTTGTTGTTTAGGTGTAGGAGTGACTTATACAGCTGGATCGGAAAAATCTAGAGATTACTCTCGCAAGATGGCGGAACCGTTATTGTGAAGCAGGCGCCACCCTCGACATTCCCCGCAGTAATTGTGCCTCCCATTCCTTGCTCCAGTAGTGTTCGAGCCATGGAGAGGCCAATGCCTGTGCCCGCAGTATCCTCTTTGGTGCTGAAATAAGGATCAAAGATACGCTCAATAATACTTTGATCAATCCCACCTCCATTGTCAGTAATTTGTATTGTAGCGCCCTGATTGCTGGCAGTTATGTCAATCCAGATGCAGCCTGACTGGCAGGTTGCCAGATGGTTTCTGGCTGCCACT encodes:
- a CDS encoding pyruvate carboxylase, with the protein product MTKPIKRILVANRGEIAIRVFRACTELGISTIAIYSKEDLLSLHRYKADEAYLIGEGKGPIEAYLDIDGIISLAKAKDIDAIHPGYGFLAENAEFARKCAENDIKFIGPHADIIDKMGDKVTAKEIAISAGLPVIPGTEKPVKTQQDSLIFAKQHGYPIMIKAAAGGGGRGMRIARNKDELFDNIESAKNEALKAFGNDSVFLEKMLEKPKHIEVQILGDEHGNIVHMYERDCSIQRRHQKVIEVAPCLTISDSQRKAICDDAVLLAKKVGYVNAGTVEFLLDSDGKHYFIEMNPRIQVEHTVTEVVTGWDIVQAQINIAKGLSLDSPLIGIKSQMDIGLHGYAIQCRVTTEDPSNNFMPDTGRITAYRSASGFGVRLDAGNAFEGAEISPHYDSLLVKVTTWGKTLEKAARKMNRSLLEFRIRGVNTNLVFLENVISDPKFRSGETDTTYIESNPDLFQFREKRDRATKTLRFIGDIVVNGTEGIPKGKPAGVTFLPPIVPDTRGMQVMDGTKQILDKQGPEGLAKWMKEQKRLLITDTTMRDAHQSLFATRMRTRDMTRIASACAATMPQMFSYEMWGGATFDVAYRFLKESPWERMQLLRELIPNTLFQMLLRGANAVGYTNYPDNVVRDFIRISAREGMDIYRIFDSLNWLDGMKVAVEEVRKLDKVAEACICYTGDILDKKRSKYDLKYYVNMAKELEKMGAHVLGIKDMAGLLKPYAATELVKALKDNIDIPIHFHTHDTSANAITTVMKAAEAGVDAVDLAMASMAELTSQPSLNAILYALKDTDRDPGIDIDSAQQISNYFEIIRDYYAPFESGLKAGNAEVYEHEIPGGQYSNLRPQAISLGLGERFDDIKKKYAQVNDILGDIVKVTPSSKVVGDLALFMIRNDIETKEQLVERGSKMGFPDSVVSYFKGMMGQPMGGFPGDLQKVVLKGEEAITCRPGELLEPVDLKALQKELTTKFNFPATDVDAISYALYDRVLEDFFKAQDNYGDVSVLDTPTFFYGLDVGEQVEVEIEAGKTLVVKLIDVGEPNEKGMRPVRFELNGVARTIYVKDNEASKNVVSREKADLSNPGHLAASMPGKVFKLLVKEGDSVKKDQALVVTEAMKMETKVSTGKAGKVAKILVLEGEEVDSGDLLVVVE
- the umuC gene encoding translesion error-prone DNA polymerase V subunit UmuC, encoding MNTCFALVDCNSFYASCEKIFRPDLRHRPVIVLSNNDGCVVARSSEAKALGIGMGVPFYQVEDLVLRYNIAVFSSNYTLYADISQRVMATLEHLAPQVEIYSIDEAFLDLSPFSFDPSLPDLADHIRSTVRQWTGITTCIGIAPSKTLAKLANQAAKRYPATNGVVDLRDPQRQERLLRLMPASEVWGIGRKTAHRLSTMGIETAWQLATAATERLRKRLSINVSRTQRELRGEACFRFEDSPALRKQLICSRSFGERVTTIQPMSEAICTYASRAAERLRAEQLHARRLTVFIRTSPFDTSGPGYSNSAGAPLPFATNDTRHIIELATDLLSHIWRQGYAYIKGGVMLSELTSNDESPPCLFHEPQERQRSTALMEAVDHINRNGKSQIWFGGQGCSGGSWQMKRARVSPAYTSRWQDIPVVR
- the umuD gene encoding translesion error-prone DNA polymerase V autoproteolytic subunit, with translation MTTDVQIIGKPITEPSLYPSIPHFCETVMAGFPSPAQDYIERNLDLNELCIRNPTATYFVQAQGDSMIEGNIHPGDTLVVDRSLEPRHGDVVIAALQGELTMKRLELHPSLRLVPMNPSYQPIAIIPDEGLDILGVVTHVLHTLRQI
- a CDS encoding PAS domain-containing sensor histidine kinase, with the translated sequence MGSQGDPHHLDTQLLLQGVFDSAQLGICVTDHNYKYVKVNQAYCDIYGYSQEELLGQPFTIVVPPSQRTKLQQLHDDFLAEKVNEIAQHWKVLHRNGRTIDIYATAGRLSMPDGKKYKITTASDVTELKQLQRDMEFQQATLIQQSKLAELGSMIGAIAHQWQQPVNAIAIMTQSLVTLQKMGELNQASLENHEEQVMKQIRFMTQTMNDFRDFYSPSRNLEVFSVHDAVTIVRDLLKGQLIRTSTSIEIHGDATLFCLGYPSEFKQVVLNIINNSLDALDENQRLDGLINIDISSHDAERIEIRIRDNAGGIPDDLMPEKVFEPFFTTKPGKGTGIGLSLARTIIEKKFQGRIQVANIGDGVEFSLELPRYRGQEAL